Proteins co-encoded in one Montipora capricornis isolate CH-2021 chromosome 12, ASM3666992v2, whole genome shotgun sequence genomic window:
- the LOC138026355 gene encoding tetratricopeptide repeat protein 28-like, with protein MDVLEQHMQELNVATKEGNRRRRGLACFNLGIYYYGVANFNEAIRSYTEALAMFKETGFRAGEGAAYCNLGNAYKSLGNFKQAIEYHNQDLSIAKELGDIAAEGRAYGNLGNAYYSLGNFKQALEYHKQGLHIAKEVGDIAAEGGAYGNLGNAYYSLGNFKQAIEYHKQRLSIAKEVGDIAGEGKAYSNLGNAYYSLGNFKQAIEYHNQDLSIAREVGDIAGKGRAYGNLGNAYYSLGNFKQAIEYHNQNLSIAKEVGDPIGQALACYHLGRVHEISDSFSKALNYYHQSINYYDETRRLQSEDALKISFRDTKRFAYNALWTALLKSGEVDEALYAAEQGRAQALGDILKMQYDVDEKPSAALTMKLSFGMNDLPSQTVFAALDGNTISFWLLREDMGIKFRQKEIENGSAKSLMESTFKEIGVRTVVQCEDRSLDRQRNDFSCSREAVEETVHSLSFSVNCLQPLYDVLVSPIADLLQEDELVFVPDGPFCLAPFSALSDSVRIRAIPSLTALKVIASAPDDFQSKNEALLVGDPCLKEVTWGNGEPMFEQLPCAKEEVEVIGKLLHTTPLTGQNATKAEVLKRMKSVALIHIAAHGDDQFGEIALAPNPERTSQIPEEEDYMLTLSDVHAVHLQARLVVLSCCHSGQGEVKSEGIVGIARAFLCAGARSVLVSLWAINDKATLMFMKSFYEHLADGKSASRALQHAMKSVRETFSAMKYWAPFVLIGDDVNFEFGQHKHEKNET; from the coding sequence ATGGACGTTTTGGAGCAGCATATGCAAGAGCTTAATGTTGCAACAAAGGAGGGAAACAGACGACGGAGGGGTTTGGCTTGTTTCAATCTCGGTATATACTATTATGGCGTAGCCAACTTTAATGAGGCCATTAGAAGttacacagaagcattagcCATGTTTAAGGAAACAGGTttcagggccggagaaggagcagcctattgcaatctcggcaacgcttataaaagtctggggaattttaagcaagccatagagtaccacaatcaagatctcagtattgcaaaagaacttGGGGACATAGCTgcagaaggaagagcctatggcaatctcggtaACGCTTACtacagtctggggaattttaagcaagccttAGAGTACCACAAGCAAGGTCTTcatattgcaaaagaagttggggacatagctgcagaaggaggagcctatggcaatcttggcaacgcttactacagtctggggaattttaagcaagccatagagtaccacaaacaacgtcttagtattgcaaaagaagttggggacatagctggagaaggaaaagcctattccaatctcggcaatgcttactacagtctggggaattttaagcaagccatagagtaccacaatcaagatcttagtattgcaagagaagttggggacatagctggaaaaggaagagcctatggcaatctcggcaacgcttactacagtctggggaattttaagcaagccatagagtaccacaatcaaaatcttagtattgcgaaagaagttGGGGACCCTATAGGGCAGGCATTAGCGTGTTATCACCTCGGTCGTGTTCATGAAATTTCAGACTCCTTCAGCAAAGCTCTTAATTACTATCATCAAAGCATAAATTATTACGATGAAACAAGGCGTCTTCAGTCAGAAGATGCattgaaaataagctttcgtgacaCAAAGCGGTTTGCGTACAACGCTCTGTGGACAGCACTCTTGAAGAGTGGTGAGGTAGATGaggctttgtatgctgctgagcaaggacgagcCCAGGCTTTGGGAGACATTTTAAAGATGCAATACGATGTTGATGAGAAACCTTCTGCGGCACTTACGATGAAGTTAAGTTTTGGAATGAACGATTtaccttcacaaactgtttttGCAGCACTTGATGGGAACACgatcagcttctggttgctAAGAGAAGATATGGGGATAAAGTTTAGACaaaaggaaatcgaaaatgGAAGTGCCAAATCACTGATGGAAAGTACTTTTAAAGAGATTGGTGTGCGAACTGTTGTACAATGCGAGGATCGTTCCCTTGACAGACAACGCAACGACTTCTCGTGCAGTAGGGAAGCTGTTGAGGAAACCGTTCACTCCTTGAGCTTCTCTGTGAACTGTTTACAGcccttgtatgatgtcttagtcAGCCCTATCGCAGACTTGCTCCAGGAAGATGAGTTagtctttgttcctgatggaccattttgcttggctcctttttctgcattgagtgactctgtcaggatccgtgcAATTCCCTCGCTGACCGCTTTAAAAGTGATAGCTAGTGCACCTGACGACTTCCAAAGTAAGAATGAAGCGCTGCTTGTGGGCGATCCGTGCTTGAAGGAAGTCACTTGGGGTAACGGTGAGCCCATGTTTGAACAGTTGCCATGCGCGAAAGAAGAGGTGGAGGTGATTGGAAAACTTCTGCACACTACACCTCTTACAGGTCAAAATGCAaccaaagctgaggtgctgaaaagaatgaagtcagttgctttaatccacattgctgcacatggaGATGACCaatttggagaaattgctttggccccaaatcccgaACGCACATCACAGATCCCGgaagaggaagattacatgttaacGTTGAGCGATGTTCACGCAGTTCATCTTCAGGCAAGACTTGTTGTGctgagttgctgtcatagtggccagggagaggtgaaatctgagggtattgtgggaatagccagggctttcctgtgtgctggtgcccgatctgttctggtgtcactctgggcaatcaaCGACAAGGCGACCTTGATGTTCATGAAAAGTTTCTACGAACACCTAGCAGATGGAAAAAGTGCAAGTAGAGCTCTTCAACATGCTATGAAATCTGTTCGAGAGACTTTTTCTGCCATGaaatactgggcgccatttgtgctaattggcgatgatgtcaacTTTGAATTTGGGCAACACAAAcacgaaaagaatg